A genomic segment from Propioniciclava sp. MC1595 encodes:
- a CDS encoding GNAT family N-acetyltransferase — protein sequence MNTLFAPFQPDAHGVPLTDVVIRTACRDDLPFTAGLAAQREGAGVAEWTAIHGRQFEDDKRVLLVAEHEDEVIGYAWLAWLTPVADGGRNAPDGWYLSGVVVAPAFRRRGIGRRLTQARVEWVLERGEPAFYAVSGSNLASRALHAQLGFREVTDDFTLPGVVFGRGDGILCRVDARPDAEVIDLASRR from the coding sequence GTGAACACGCTCTTCGCCCCCTTCCAGCCCGACGCCCACGGCGTCCCGCTGACCGACGTCGTCATCCGGACGGCCTGCCGGGACGACCTGCCGTTCACCGCCGGCCTGGCTGCCCAGCGCGAGGGCGCGGGCGTGGCCGAGTGGACGGCGATCCACGGCCGCCAGTTCGAGGACGACAAGCGCGTGCTGCTGGTCGCCGAGCACGAGGACGAGGTGATCGGCTACGCCTGGCTGGCGTGGCTGACCCCGGTCGCCGACGGCGGCCGCAACGCCCCCGACGGCTGGTACCTCTCCGGCGTGGTCGTGGCCCCGGCGTTCCGCCGACGCGGCATCGGACGCCGCCTCACCCAGGCGCGCGTCGAGTGGGTCCTCGAGCGCGGGGAGCCGGCGTTCTACGCCGTCAGCGGCTCCAACCTGGCCTCCCGCGCCCTGCACGCCCAGCTCGGCTTCCGCGAGGTGACCGACGACTTCACCCTCCCCGGGGTGGTGTTCGGGCGCGGCGACGGGATCCTGTGCCGCGTCGACGCACGACCGGACGCCGAGGTCATCGACCTCGCCAGCCGCCGCTGA
- a CDS encoding sterol carrier family protein produces the protein MRRPDRAALAAASATAAAVAVGAQVGRSELAAAVRATLGQLEVLFPGKLVEVRVPPFAAVQVGVPGQASAHTRGTPPNVVETDPGTWLALASGRLAWPDAVAARRVSASGAHADIGGHLGALVADLAG, from the coding sequence ATGAGGCGCCCCGACCGGGCGGCCCTCGCGGCCGCCTCCGCGACCGCGGCCGCCGTGGCCGTCGGCGCCCAGGTCGGGCGCAGCGAGCTGGCCGCGGCCGTGCGGGCCACCCTGGGCCAGCTGGAGGTGCTCTTCCCGGGCAAGCTCGTCGAGGTGCGCGTGCCCCCGTTCGCCGCCGTGCAGGTCGGCGTCCCGGGCCAGGCCAGCGCGCACACGCGCGGCACGCCACCCAACGTCGTCGAGACCGACCCCGGCACGTGGCTCGCCCTGGCGAGCGGGCGCCTCGCGTGGCCGGACGCCGTGGCGGCCCGCCGGGTCAGCGCCAGCGGGGCGCACGCCGACATCGGCGGGCACCTGGGCGCGTTGGTGGCGGACCTGGCCGGGTGA